The Brettanomyces bruxellensis chromosome 8, complete sequence genome segment GCGCggaaaaagtaaaatataTAGTACGTAAGAAGCGAGAGTAGCATTGAAGCTCCACAAACACTACCTTACCATTTCGCATTTAGTTAAATACCAGGATAGATAGCAGGTCAAACACTCAAATATTGCTTGTCGTCAGATATAGAATTATTTACGTTTCCTTCAATGTCAGATATACACAGACGATATCTCGATCATGTTCTCACATTTGGAAAGTGTATCCGTTTACATGACTCGGCTGCTGTAGCTGAAAGTTTGTCATTTTTAGACAAAATAAGTTCTTTAGATTCAATACCGGATTATGTAAAAAGCGACAGTATAAAAATGCTTCCACCATTAGAAGTATTGAGGAATAATGGTTGGTTCAAAGGGGTCAATCAATGGGGAATAGTCATAGATGGATATTTCAACCTATTAAGTtcattgaaaagtttgaattTCAAGAATGCAATCAAATATTCTTCTAAAATTGTCACAGAAGTTTCTAAGATAGCTCGAAATGAGGATCGATGGATATGCATACCATTAATGACGGTGACAACTGAATTGAGGAAACTTGTTATGATTTATATTCAATCATCCGATTACGACGAGGATGTGAAGTCACAAGAGAAACAAAAGAGGCAGCAGTATGGAGCagattttcaactttcGCTAGATGAGGAATTGGCAAACGTTCTTCAAAGGCCATTCAAGGTTTGTTTAAGTGACAAGtcagaagaaaagaagatagctgtttatttttttgcaaacgAACTTTTCAGAACGTACATCAAGTTTGAGAAGTTTGACGCAGCTAAGAACATGTGTAAAGTTCTTCTGCACTCGCCTAACCTACCCCCTTTATCAAGTGTGCCAAAATCACAGTCAGTGACCTACAAATACTTTCTCGCAATGGTAGAATGTATGAACTTTGAGCATTTGGAAAATGCGGCACAACTTTTAAACAATGCCCTTATTGATTGCGAGAATTCTCCTAAAAATGGAGAGACATTCAAAAACCAACTCTCAATATTGTTGTTTCTCATGCCGATTAATTTCTTAATGTATTGTCAGCTTCCTTCGCCTACTTTATGGGAAAGATACCCCTCACTTGCAATAACCTTTCGAAAGATCTTTGAGGCCGTGAAGCAGGGAAATTTGAAacaatttgatgaagaggtTGCAGATATCCAAATTTTACTACTAAAACGTCACGTGTACTCATTTTATATTAGAATGCGACCATTTGTTGAACTTCGTTTGTTCAACAAGACTGCACACCTCTACGTTGGTgagaaaaagcatattATACCTTTAGAACAGTTTACAAGGGCGGAGGGCTATAGTAGTGGGAGAATATTTACacaagaagaaacagaatcCCGACTTGCTAGTTTGATATTTAGTCGAAAAATCAAGGGATATATCTCTCACGGGAACAAAGTGATTGTTTTAAGTAAGAAAGATCCATTTCCTAAGCAGGTGGTTCCAATAAAATAACAGCTTAGATTAATGCACACATTTCAATAGAAgatttctttgataaaAGCACCCAGTAGCAATAGTAAAATCCCTTATTTCCCAATTTCCTAGTAGGAGAAATTTCAATAATAAAGGTTACACCTATTCTGGCTTAAAAACTAACcttatcaatttttatCGCTCCGaaagttttattttaatcaGAGTAGAATTAAGGAACAGAGAATCATCGAACACGAATGTTGAGTTAGGTGATATTAGTAGATagaagaaggagagaaAGGTAAGGTGGAGGGACCCTAAATTTCCCATCCgtacattttatttcatttttttttggtaaaGAAACAGGCTGAATTTATTACGTTTGATTGTTGGTGCTGCCGAATGCATTTATTCCGATAAttctgataaaaaaaaaacatactTTTTTGCGTCCTGCTGCTACAGAGATACAATTTCAAATGTTCGATACATACTTTAAGACTTACAGATCctcataataaaaatacaatatTTAAAATCAACAAATCTTATAACAGAGagagaaataaaaagagcaaGGATGTCAATTGTTGAACTTAAATTTCCTCAATTCAAGTTAGAAGGAGAGAATATCAATGATATATTGATTAATGCAAGAAGTAGAACAATTGCATGGGGTGCTTGTGCAAAGGCCAACTACTTAAGTGCGAGCGAAGCTGAATGCTTCAAGAAAGTTTCAGACTATGGTGATGTGAAAGGTCGTGTTGCATTGATTCTCAAAAATCCAGACGTTTATGCCAAAAATATAGCATCCTTGCTTACCAAGGACACACAAAGTGATATCATCCGCTTTGTGCTCGTCAGCATGATCGACACTTTGGTTTTGAAGGGAACAGAATTTGCAAAAAGTGTTTTAGCACTTTCACACCTGGATACCTCTCTTCCATATGAACCATTGGTGAAACTACTAGGATCCAAAGATGAAGGCATTAGACTTTGTGCTGCTTATGTTTTGACTTTATTGTTAACAGACGAGGCAGCTGCTAAACAGGGTAACGAAAAGCATATCGGTCCATTGTACGGCTATATTGCTTCCAAGCTTTTAAGTTCTGGAAGTATGGACTATAAATTCGCCGGAGTTCAGTTGTTGAAGGAGCTTCTACAGGTTAAAGAATATAGAGAAATTTATTGGAGCCAACAAAAGATTTTATTCCCACCGTTATTTAAGATTTTAGTGGAGAGAGAAGGTGAGCTACAGATGAAATACTACACAGCGCTTTCCGTTTGGCTTCTTACATTCATTGAGCAGGCCGTTATTGACTTGAATGAGGATTATCCAAGCATCATAGAGGTTTTGTACTCCATATCGAAGGATGCGGTCAAGGAGAAAATTGTTAGACTTGCAATCGATTCGTTgttgaatcttttgaatttgtcAGATCCtgtgaagaaagaacaagTCGTGAAGCATTATCTTCTTGCTTCTGGGTTAGAGATCACAAAGCAGCTATTAGAGAGAAAATGGGCTGATAGTGAGTTAAAGGATGATTTAAACACAATGCTTGAGATTCTTAACGAAGCAGTCACTACATTGACCACTTTTGATGAGTATACTAACGAGTTGAACACGAAGACATTCGTGTGGTCTCCATCCCATAAGTCTGAAGAATTCTGGTATGagaatattgatgaattcaagaagaatgacTGGAAATTACTCAAGCACATTGTTGCATTGCTTTCCGAAAAGACGGATGACTTGAAGAGATTATACCAAAATCAAACGATCGTGTGCTCCGATATTGGACAAATGATCAAGCAGGCTCCAGAAACGGCTAGGGCTCTCGATAAAATTGGAGGTAAGGCAATAATCATGAATTTAATGAATTCTCCAAACTCTAATGTGAAATACGAGGCATTGAGGACCACACAGCAGCTTGTTGCTCTATCTCTTTAGATGTAAGCATGTCTGGCTACATGTTCTCTAGCTAATTACTGgctatgctttttttctgacTTTTATTCTTAGTTTACTTTAATATCCATCAAAGCATGCAGAAATAACTAATGTAGGCTTTTGTATTTAAATGCAAGATGTATATTTACAATCTTTGTCATACAATCCCTTTGCCCGCTGGGTACTATTTCGTCTCTCTTTGGGAAAAAACTACAGTAAGAGTTACACAGAGGCTCTGAAAAATGCCCCGAATTATTATCGCTAATCGATCTAGTGGtgtaaaaattttttcattttttttcgcagACCAATTCTATCTTACAAGGACGgaaagcgaaaaaaagcaagaaaaaaacttGGAACGTTTTGTACTGTCAAAACCCAAACCAGACTGATCTTGAGCAACATATTGACAAGAGGAGGTAAATAAACAGAAAAACAATACAAccaaaaaacaaaatgtCGTTGATTAATATTTGCAGGGATAACAAGGATGTTTTCTACCGTTATAAGATGCCTCCTATTGAGGCTATCACAGAAGGTAGAGGTAATGGTATAAAGACCAATGTTTTGAATGCAGTCGATGTTGCACGTGCATTAAATAGACCAACACCTTATGTGATCAAGTACTTTGGATTTGAGTTGGGTGCACAGACTAGTATCAGCGAGAAAAACGACAGATACTTGGTGAATGGTGTCCATGATGCCACTAAGCTACAGGATGTTTTGGATGGCTTCATTAACAAATTTGTGTTGTGTCCTTCATGTAAGAACCCAGAGACCATTTTGAAGGTCACCACAGACGGACATTTAAACAGAGATTGTAAGGCTTGTGGTAAAGTTACCGAGGTTGATCCACGTTTGAAGCTTGTTACatacattttgaaaaacCCTCCACAAAATCATGTTAAATCCGAGAAGAAATCGGCTACAGCATCTGCCAATGTTATTGGAGGTGGAAGATCTATTTCCGATATTGCAGCAAAACAAAAGCCTTCGGCAGCCACTACTACACTAGCAAATACTGTTGCTCCACCATCAAAGAAGGTTGAAGttaaagatgatgaatgGGCTGTGGACATGTCGGAAGAAGCAATTCAGGCCAGAGCACGTGAGCTCAATGCTCTTACTCTCAAGGATGAGACTCAGAAATACGAGGAATTTGGTGAATGGATACTCAAGAACGAAGATGAAATTCCATCCGATGTGGAAATCTTCAAGAAGGCTCAGAGCATGGATATTTTAAACGATAGAATGACCGTCGAAGTTATTGCACAGTGTATTTTTGATGAGGATATTTTGAAAGAGATCGAAGAGCATGCTGGTCTGCTTAGCAAGTTGTTGGTTACTCCAAAGCACGAAAAGTCTCTGCTTGGGGGTATTGAGAGAATGATCGGTACTGATCATATGGATCTTGTGCCGCAGGTTCCAAGAATTTTGATGCAGTTATATCAGAACGATTTAGTGTCTGAGGATGTGATCAGGGAGTGGGGAACACATGTTACGAAGAAATATGTGCCAAAACAAACATGCAAGAAAATCAGACGTGCGGCCAAGCCATTTTTGGTGTGGCTGGATCAGGCAGAGTCCGGAtcagaggatgaagatgaggatgaagatgaggaagatggAGAGGAAGATGgcgaagaagaagatgaggaatgAAGTAGCTTTGCTGAATGGTAATTCATGTTATGGGCATATATACATTCGCCAAAATTTTAAGAAACTGACTTTACTTGTATAATGCAGGAGATTGTTTAATATCAAATGTTCTCTGTGATgtttttgatatatttttttagacAATTTTTTATGCTGATGGCCTTTGTAATGGTCCTTCTATGCCTTTCAGTATCTTAGTATTTGACCTCGTACGAATCTATGATCATTCATCCatacaacttttttttttctacgCGAAAAATATGCATCTTGTATGGGTAAATAGTAGAACCGCGTATTATGAATTTTGAGGGACTGACCGACTGACTAACCTTAGCAGCAGGCCACAGCTTCAGACAATACAACTCGTTTAACGTATCTAAGCAAGATTAAAGTGAACGCTggacatttttttttcagttttcCACTTTTTGGTGTATTTTTTACCCATGGGGCCAAGAAAGGGTAAGACGAAAGGTGGGGTGCGGAAGTACTCCAcgataaaagaaagagaaagcacTTTCAACTCACGTGTAAGAAATGGAATAGTGATGAAATGGCCTCACAACAAGAGCTATTCACCAGAGGACATGGCTTCATTTGGTTTTTACTATGATCCAACATATCAACATCATGATTGCGTAACTTGTTACTactgcaaaaaaaaagagtatGGCTGGCCTATACCGCGTGAAAAGATCATGATGAGTGATGGTTTACAAATACAACCACCCATATTACGACATGCCCACAATTCACCTGATTGTACAAATGCCCGTATCCTTTGTGCGAGATTTGAATGCGAGCATTCCAAAGATTTCCACTGGGAATATGATGCTTTGTTCAAAGACCCAATTGAATCATcgaaaataagaaagaaatctTTCGTCGGCTGGCCTTTCGATGAAGACACAAATAAGAAGACAAGCAGACGTGTGAAAACAAAGTTGAAACGCGGTCTTCCCACAAGTGATCAGCTAGCGGACAACGGCTTTTACTATTTATCATATGACAAGGGTGATGATGCAGTTACCTGTCTCTACTGTGGAGTGAGTTTGGAAGGCTGGGAAAATGGAGATGACGTTGCCGAGGAACATCGTAAAAGAAATCCTGACTgctatatttttcattacCAGGATATATTGAAACAACTGGAAAAGGAATCCACATCTGAGAATACAACACAGAACTCGGAGCATAGTGGATCATTATACAGGTTGGCAATAGCAGAGGCTCAAACAGAGAAAGAGGAGATACAAAAACCCAAGTTAACCAACTATCCACAAGATCAAGAGCCGACCATCTTGGACAGACCCAGACTGGGATCAAATGAAGCTCCTGACTTAATGGATGACATTGGCATTGAAGACCATTTGGCCTCCGATAATGAACACCAACAATCTCCTTCACATGGAGATGTCCAGATACCTCCATCTGAAACCAAGCGGACAAATTTAAACAACAGTTCGTTGAAAGTGGATGAACACGGTTTGACATATGAGGAAATACCGGATGAGGGATATCTTGAGGATATAAATATCCAGAATGGAACACCTCAAAGGTCTGTGGAAATCCCAGCTTCCTCATTAAATGAATTAAGCGATTTTTTTATAGAGCCATCTGCAAGTGGACCATCgacatttttcaataaatcAAGGCCATCAACTCGCGGAAGTAATAAATCTAACAGCAAATTaggaaaagataaagaaaagcatgCCAAACCTCCCCAACAAATTCCTGAAATTGAGGAGCACGAACGAATCTCTAGGCAGGAGGATCACGAACAAATCTCTAAGCAGGTGCAGCCACCGGACGCGAATGACAAATTGCCATCGGAACCTCCAAATGAGATAATAGATGACGGTGACTTTGGTATGGACTTTAATGAAGACAATTATAATACCCAGCTTTCCGACAAAGGAAAACTTAATGATACGTATGAGAAAGGTCCGGAACCACCAAGCAAAGCGTTGACTGTGGTAAATAAAGAGAGAATAGCATCTTCGAATGAAGTGGCAATACTACAGCAAACCAGAGAAGAGTTGGTGAATGCTATTCGAGAGGAAGTTCGacaagaaattttaaaacaAATGGCAACAATAAACATGACAGCCAAGCAGCTTTTATTAACGGAAAAGGAAGATGTAGgcatgaagaaaaagacgaAGAAGGGacgaaaaaagaagaagcatcaTCACCACCATCATCGTAAAGGTAGCGTTAGTcagaaaggagaaataaAGGGAGACGCAAAGGAAATTCACGAGAAGAAAGTTGTAATCGATGCCAAGATAGCCAAAACgaagaataaaacaaacgtggaagaagaagcaaaggAAATTCATAATGCAAAACAGAATATCGCCGGGGATGATCaattggaaaagcaaatagaAAAGGCCGAAGAACATGCAGAAGATACGAAGACTAAAGTAGGGTCAGAAGCCAATATTATTTCGACAGATTATGGTGGTATGCTGATCAAAGAGAAATCTGATTTAAAGAGAAAGGCTGTACAATACATTagaaagaaatcaaagcGAAAAAAGGCAAACAAGAATCTTGGCACACCATCGGAAGACAGTTTATTAATATCTGGGCAAGAAAATCACAGTCGGCTGAGAAGGATGCTGAATTCTCGTTTGAACATATCAAGGGGCAAAAAGACTCATGAAAATGGATCTTCTCTTTTGATAGGAAGCCATAATTCAGATACTCAGAATAGTAAGGATGATGAGgtaaagaaggaagaacaagtggaacaaaaaatagaaagcaGTAAAGATTTGGAAGTCtcaatcaaaaaagaaagtgagACAACTTTAGAGAAGAACAGCCACTCACAAGATATTATAGGTGAACATGGTTCGACGGATATGCAAGTGAAGAGCAGAAAAACGGAGCTGGAAACTGATAAAACAATCATATCACTGGGAAATGTTTCTGAAGGTACTGAAGGgtcagatgatgatataaTCCTGGATAATGCTTCGCATTCTACAAACGAGGAGGTTACTAAAGAGAATATCAAAATTCCAGAGTTGGAAAATGCTAATAGCCAGAGCACTCCTTTTGCAGATAGAGTGAATGAACAATCTTCCAGTTTTGAGGGAAGAGATCTCGAGAAACAATTAATTCTTGAGATGAGTAAAACTAAGGAAGACATGACAAATATGAAATCGGAACGACTTAGTGATCATATGAAGTGGGATCGAATTAAAGAAACAGGCCCTAATGAGTATTGTCAAGACCTTCTGGAGGCTTCTAAAATCCTAAAGAGCTTACTGGAATCAAAATACCAGGTTTTAAGCGAAGATATGGATGGACAACTTACAAGTTTTATTGCTGAAATGCCGGCAGAGGAGTTGCAAATGAGTATCAAGGATTGGCTAGAACACAGGGCGGAGCAAGCAGCAGAGTATGTCAAGCAAAAGGTGCACATTATACAGGAAGAGCTACATGCAAATACTTTAAAAGCTGTGGAGTACTTAGAGAAATTACCCTGCGAATCCGAAACTGAGGCCGATGCTAGCGAACACGAAGTTatattataattatttGTAAATTACAACCAAATCCAGTACCGGATACTTGGGACATAGGTCATCTCATTCTTTAATGACAATGACAGTAAGTAATACTATTTGTACTTTTAGTCTACAAATTTAAATCCGATGCACGGCTAATCCAAATAATGTAACGATCGATCCATGGTAGCGTTTAAATCTTAACCCccacttttttcttactttgAAACGCACGCTCTATTGAGACTACACAATCAATCGCATTAATAGGAAATCTATGTTCCGCGAAGAATCCAGATGGCGTATAGGAAGAAATCGCGAAAGCTTAGACAAACCAGATCACGTTTGTTTGCCTATCAGTACTGGGCGCTAAAATATACCCGGAGctggtgaaaaagatgtCATCAATTGTCCAATTCCTGAGTAgtcacaaaaaaaaacatgaaGGGTTGCCggcattttttatttttatttttattctattttttttttcgtctcCTCGTGTTCtaaattctttttctttgtttagCCTCACCATCAAACGCTCCGCTTCCCAGTAATCTTACACTTAATAGCAATCTATGCATTGATTGGTAATTACTTTTTGGTGCGTACCGACATATTATAATAACTATAATCCCTTGTTGTGGCtattattacttttacATCCATAAAACTTGACATAAAGCGGATCAAGGACTTTGCCGTTGCCTACATTTGtcatctgcttctttttgccAGCATTCAAAGGTGTTTATTTGCCTTATTTAGTTGgcaaaagcaggaaaagatAGAATACTAAAGATCGTTGATCTCAATTACTTTAAACAGCGTACCGATTAGTCATTGAGAGCCTCTTTTTAGGGAACAACATTTTAAAGGAATTCTGCTGTTAGGTGCAGGAATTAAATCACTTTGTCCAGTATCAAAGCCTATTTCGATCATTGCCATTTTCGACACATTTCAAACGATATCGGCTCTAATCATTTTATAAAGAAATATGAatcaaaatgcaaataacTTCACAGTGGAAGATGGTCTCCCCCCTCTAGGAGATCCATTTGGTAGTTCTCCACGAGAAAATGAACACACAATAAACACGACTTCAAGCAATGAGTTCAATCAATTGGGAAATCCTCAACAATCTTTGGCTGCTGGTACCGGTGCTGTGTCGAACTCCGCAATAGCCTCAATGTCAACATCAGCTTCATCTGATGAAGGTGGAACATTTGATGCCGAACCGGACGGCGAACCGAGACAGTTTGCTAAGCAGCTCTTTGCTAGGGCAAGAGCGAGGATAGAGAGACGTTTACATAGCTCCGCACTCAATGATAATAAAGAGAGAGATGGCAGTGATCCGGATTTTATGGATTTCAATTTTGGCTCTCTAGGTTTCTACCGGTATGGAAATTCGACAGGATCAAATTTTCCTTACGAAGAACCGATATGCGTTCTTCCACCAGAAGTTCTGTGCCTGATTTTCAGCTATATGAACTCCAAAACGGATTTGCTGAATATTGCCCTTGTTTGTAAGGCATGGGCTGAAATGATCATAGAACTGATTTGGTTCAGACCAGGAATTTCAGATGAAAATGTGTATGCGAAGCTCGGGGTGGTTCTGGAGCAGCCAAAGTCATCCACTTATTGGAATTACAGGATGTATATAAAGAGGCTAAACCTGTCGTTGGTCCCGAACTTAGTCACTGATAAATATTTGTCGCTATTTCAAGGATGCAAAAACCTAGAAAGGATTACATTGGTTAACTGCTCTCACGTTGGTTCTGCTGCAATTACAGGTTTGCTAAAGGACTGTAATCGACTACAGTCGATTGATCTCACAGGCGTCCGAGATATACAAGATGACATTTATCATTCTCTAGCGGCAAACTGCTTGAAGCTTCAAGGTCTATACATTCCGGGATCGTTTGACGTGACAAAGGGTGCAATTTTGGAGGTTATACGTTCATGCCCATTGCTTAAAAGACTTAAGATCAGTGAATGCCCCGAGGTCGATGACGAGGTTCTCACAGAACTTGTTGCACACTGTCCGAATTTGGTTGAAATAGATCTACACGGCTGTGGGAAAGTCACAAACACCGCTGTTCATGAGATGTTTGTCAAATTGGAAAACCTAAAGGAATTCAAGATTTCTAAAAACGATAACATCACCAGTGTGTGCTTTGATGACTCGCCGGATGGTTCAAGATTATGCCTCGAAAAGCTTCGAATTTTGGACTTTACACAATGCTCGAATATAACCGACAGTGCAGTGGAAAAGTTTACCATGCTAGCACCTCGTTTGAGAAACGTCGTTCTTTCTAAATGCACGGCTATAACAGATCGTGCACTCCATGCAATTGCAAAATTGGGGAAGAACCTTCACTATGTGCATTTAGGACATTGCAGTAACATTACGGATTATGGTGCTTGTGAGCTGATTAAATGTTGCTACCGGCTACAATACATAGATTTAGCCTGCTGCACTCAGCTTACAAATGCCACCGTTGTTGAATTAGCACAACTTCCAAAGCTAAAGCGTATTGGTCT includes the following:
- a CDS encoding uncharacterized protein (BUSCO:EOG09263E9V) — encoded protein: MSIVELKFPQFKLEGENINDILINARSRTIAWGACAKANYLSASEAECFKKVSDYGDVKGRVALILKNPDVYAKNIASLLTKDTQSDIIRFVLVSMIDTLVLKGTEFAKSVLALSHLDTSLPYEPLVKLLGSKDEGIRLCAAYVLTLLLTDEAAAKQGNEKHIGPLYGYIASKLLSSGSMDYKFAGVQLLKELLQVKEYREIYWSQQKILFPPLFKILVEREGELQMKYYTALSVWLLTFIEQAVIDLNEDYPSIIEVLYSISKDAVKEKIVRLAIDSLLNLLNLSDPVKKEQVVKHYLLASGLEITKQLLERKWADSELKDDLNTMLEILNEAVTTLTTFDEYTNELNTKTFVWSPSHKSEEFWYENIDEFKKNDWKLLKHIVALLSEKTDDLKRLYQNQTIVCSDIGQMIKQAPETARALDKIGGKAIIMNLMNSPNSNVKYEALRTTQQLVALSL
- a CDS encoding uncharacterized protein (BUSCO:EOG09262M7B), whose amino-acid sequence is MSLINICRDNKDVFYRYKMPPIEAITEGRGNGIKTNVLNAVDVARALNRPTPYVIKYFGFELGAQTSISEKNDRYLVNGVHDATKLQDVLDGFINKFVLCPSCKNPETILKVTTDGHLNRDCKACGKVTEVDPRLKLVTYILKNPPQNHVKSEKKSATASANVIGGGRSISDIAAKQKPSAATTTLANTVAPPSKKVEVKDDEWAVDMSEEAIQARARELNALTLKDETQKYEEFGEWILKNEDEIPSDVEIFKKAQSMDILNDRMTVEVIAQCIFDEDILKEIEEHAGLLSKLLVTPKHEKSLLGGIERMIGTDHMDLVPQVPRILMQLYQNDLVSEDVIREWGTHVTKKYVPKQTCKKIRRAAKPFLVWLDQAESGSEDEDEDEDEEDGEEDGEEEDEE
- a CDS encoding uncharacterized protein (MEROPS:MER0018608) — translated: MGPRKGKTKGGVRKYSTIKERESTFNSRVRNGIVMKWPHNKSYSPEDMASFGFYYDPTYQHHDCVTCYYCKKKEYGWPIPREKIMMSDGLQIQPPILRHAHNSPDCTNARILCARFECEHSKDFHWEYDALFKDPIESSKIRKKSFVGWPFDEDTNKKTSRRVKTKLKRGLPTSDQLADNGFYYLSYDKGDDAVTCLYCGVSLEGWENGDDVAEEHRKRNPDCYIFHYQDILKQLEKESTSENTTQNSEHSGSLYRLAIAEAQTEKEEIQKPKLTNYPQDQEPTILDRPRLGSNEAPDLMDDIGIEDHLASDNEHQQSPSHGDVQIPPSETKRTNLNNSSLKVDEHGLTYEEIPDEGYLEDINIQNGTPQRSVEIPASSLNELSDFFIEPSASGPSTFFNKSRPSTRGSNKSNSKLGKDKEKHAKPPQQIPEIEEHERISRQEDHEQISKQVQPPDANDKLPSEPPNEIIDDGDFGMDFNEDNYNTQLSDKGKLNDTYEKGPEPPSKALTVVNKERIASSNEVAILQQTREELVNAIREEVRQEILKQMATINMTAKQLLLTEKEDVGMKKKTKKGRKKKKHHHHHHRKGSVSQKGEIKGDAKEIHEKKVVIDAKIAKTKNKTNVEEEAKEIHNAKQNIAGDDQLEKQIEKAEEHAEDTKTKVGSEANIISTDYGGMLIKEKSDLKRKAVQYIRKKSKRKKANKNLGTPSEDSLLISGQENHSRLRRMLNSRLNISRGKKTHENGSSLLIGSHNSDTQNSKDDEVKKEEQVEQKIESSKDLEVSIKKESETTLEKNSHSQDIIGEHGSTDMQVKSRKTELETDKTIISLGNVSEGTEGSDDDIILDNASHSTNEEVTKENIKIPELENANSQSTPFADRVNEQSSSFEGRDLEKQLILEMSKTKEDMTNMKSERLSDHMKWDRIKETGPNEYCQDLLEASKILKSLLESKYQVLSEDMDGQLTSFIAEMPAEELQMSIKDWLEHRAEQAAEYVKQKVHIIQEELHANTLKAVEYLEKLPCESETEADASEHEVIL
- a CDS encoding uncharacterized protein (BUSCO:EOG09260GOF): MNQNANNFTVEDGLPPLGDPFGSSPRENEHTINTTSSNEFNQLGNPQQSLAAGTGAVSNSAIASMSTSASSDEGGTFDAEPDGEPRQFAKQLFARARARIERRLHSSALNDNKERDGSDPDFMDFNFGSLGFYRYGNSTGSNFPYEEPICVLPPEVLCLIFSYMNSKTDLLNIALVCKAWAEMIIELIWFRPGISDENVYAKLGVVLEQPKSSTYWNYRMYIKRLNLSLVPNLVTDKYLSLFQGCKNLERITLVNCSHVGSAAITGLLKDCNRLQSIDLTGVRDIQDDIYHSLAANCLKLQGLYIPGSFDVTKGAILEVIRSCPLLKRLKISECPEVDDEVLTELVAHCPNLVEIDLHGCGKVTNTAVHEMFVKLENLKEFKISKNDNITSVCFDDSPDGSRLCLEKLRILDFTQCSNITDSAVEKFTMLAPRLRNVVLSKCTAITDRALHAIAKLGKNLHYVHLGHCSNITDYGACELIKCCYRLQYIDLACCTQLTNATVVELAQLPKLKRIGLVKCSQITDEGILALAENSRSHEDNLERVHLSYCMNLTIYPIYRLLKAFPRLTHISLTGVAQFLRRDITQFCREPPEEFNPHQKSIFCVFSGEGVNQLRTYLTQLIETPQDPHRETDELLDIINSVTEGVGSVDDTMLNSNPLQRNRLRVFVGTLNRFINEFHHMNVPREKLELFAKCIFIRLEASQVPRIERFFQLLQSHPIRIVPVSPRSETLAREERRRQLLQQQQLQQQQQVMQQRELQRRNMQATAEAIGRRNLIQGDSGDHRNLGDANGSDLTRRQRSSSTRRYVAAIRRAPVEAELFQRQQYQQRQFEERQLREQRERRARAQGARFMDPDVPMDQ